Proteins encoded together in one Scytonema millei VB511283 window:
- a CDS encoding IctB family putative bicarbonate transporter gives MNSVWQQFTLSSLPLQEWRRASYLHRSVVGLFSTWRQGSWLMQWSEVLATLLVSLVFALAPFVSNDLIGVLLFACASFWVLLTLTDERRYEPERANTLTPIHLLVLLYWGISTVATALSPVKAAAFVGWQKLTLYLVLFALAARILRSPRIRSWLITLYLHVALIVSIYGLQQWFYGANALATWVDTQSNLTRITRVYSYLGNPNLLAGYLLPAVVLSLVAVFAWQRWVPKLLALTMFVVNSACLVLTFSRGGWMGLLVAIFAVLVLLVYVLSVHFPAFWRTWSLPLLVGGVALLLTGGVLFVEPIRDRFLSIFAGRGDSSNNFRINVWIAVIEMIKDRPILGIGPGNTAFNKIYPLYQLPRYNALSAYSILLEVAVETGFVGLACLLWLLAVTFNSGLQQLRRLRQTGSREAFWLIGAIAALFGTLVHNIADTVWYRPEINTIWWFMVAIIASYYAAPVTRSDLLANSSFDRGSTN, from the coding sequence ATGAATTCAGTTTGGCAGCAATTTACTTTGTCTAGCTTGCCGCTGCAAGAATGGCGACGTGCAAGCTACTTACACCGTTCTGTTGTCGGGCTATTTAGTACTTGGCGACAGGGTAGCTGGCTGATGCAATGGTCGGAAGTCCTGGCAACTTTACTAGTGAGTTTGGTCTTCGCGCTTGCGCCATTTGTCTCCAACGACCTGATTGGCGTGTTACTCTTTGCTTGTGCTAGCTTCTGGGTACTGCTGACCTTGACAGACGAACGGCGTTATGAGCCAGAGCGTGCCAATACTCTGACTCCAATTCATTTGTTGGTATTGCTCTACTGGGGCATCTCTACAGTAGCTACGGCACTATCGCCCGTCAAAGCTGCTGCTTTCGTAGGTTGGCAAAAGTTGACTCTATATTTAGTGCTGTTTGCCCTGGCTGCGAGGATTTTGCGATCGCCGCGCATCCGTTCTTGGCTGATTACCCTCTACCTCCACGTAGCCCTGATTGTTAGCATTTACGGTTTACAGCAGTGGTTTTATGGGGCAAATGCTCTTGCTACTTGGGTAGATACTCAATCTAATCTCACTCGTATTACCCGCGTTTACAGCTATCTCGGTAATCCGAACTTGCTAGCTGGTTATCTACTACCAGCCGTGGTCTTGAGTTTGGTTGCTGTCTTTGCTTGGCAGCGCTGGGTTCCCAAATTGTTAGCACTAACAATGTTCGTTGTCAATAGTGCCTGTCTCGTTCTTACCTTTAGTCGTGGCGGTTGGATGGGACTACTCGTAGCGATTTTTGCCGTGTTGGTACTATTGGTGTATGTGTTGAGCGTCCATTTCCCCGCGTTTTGGCGTACTTGGTCGCTACCATTGCTTGTCGGCGGCGTGGCGCTGCTGTTAACAGGTGGAGTGTTGTTTGTCGAACCAATCCGCGATCGCTTTTTGAGTATCTTCGCTGGAAGGGGTGACAGCAGCAACAATTTTCGCATCAACGTGTGGATAGCAGTGATCGAGATGATTAAAGACCGTCCCATTTTAGGGATCGGTCCTGGGAACACTGCCTTTAACAAAATTTATCCGCTTTACCAATTGCCTCGTTACAATGCCCTAAGTGCCTATTCGATCTTGTTGGAAGTAGCCGTAGAAACTGGTTTTGTTGGTTTAGCTTGCTTGTTGTGGTTGCTAGCTGTCACCTTCAACTCAGGGTTGCAACAACTGCGCCGTTTGCGGCAAACTGGCAGTCGAGAAGCATTTTGGTTAATTGGAGCGATCGCGGCTTTATTTGGAACTCTGGTTCACAATATTGCCGATACTGTCTGGTATCGTCCTGAAATCAACACGATTTGGTGGTTTATGG
- a CDS encoding glycoside hydrolase family 16 protein gives MKHSFWLRKSVRPTLLSFAIIATTLFSPTVVRADNWRVVFEDEFNGTSLDPLKWDTCYWWHLGAGCANHGAQEIQWFLPEEVLVQNGILRIRTQKRIWNAYNATFQYTSGMISSHQRYAFQYGFVEIRAKVPKGRGFWPTMWLAAENRNWPPEVNIAEFVGSDMKSVLMVLHYINDRGKPTYSSLSWGNNFDFSENYHVYAVLWEPNAMIWYVDGVERMRYTNSENIPQQPMYILSTLAIGPIWTNKLPDDSTPFPSYFDIDYIKVWQRQ, from the coding sequence ATGAAACACAGCTTTTGGTTGCGAAAGAGCGTTCGACCAACTTTGCTTAGTTTTGCTATTATCGCAACCACATTATTCAGCCCAACTGTCGTGCGGGCAGATAACTGGCGGGTGGTATTCGAGGATGAATTCAACGGTACATCTCTCGATCCGCTCAAATGGGATACTTGCTATTGGTGGCATTTGGGAGCGGGGTGTGCTAATCATGGAGCGCAAGAAATCCAATGGTTTTTACCAGAGGAAGTGCTGGTACAAAATGGAATTTTGCGTATACGCACTCAAAAACGCATTTGGAATGCTTACAATGCAACATTTCAGTACACATCTGGCATGATTTCTTCCCATCAAAGGTATGCATTTCAGTACGGCTTTGTAGAAATACGAGCCAAAGTCCCTAAAGGGAGGGGTTTTTGGCCTACCATGTGGCTTGCCGCAGAGAATAGAAACTGGCCTCCAGAAGTGAACATCGCGGAGTTTGTTGGTTCAGATATGAAAAGCGTGCTGATGGTCTTGCACTATATCAACGATCGCGGCAAGCCAACATACTCATCTTTATCGTGGGGTAACAACTTTGATTTCTCAGAAAACTACCACGTTTACGCAGTGCTATGGGAGCCAAATGCGATGATTTGGTACGTAGATGGAGTAGAGCGAATGCGCTATACAAACAGCGAAAATATTCCGCAACAACCAATGTATATTTTATCGACTCTAGCAATTGGTCCAATTTGGACGAATAAGCTTCCAGACGACTCCACGCCGTTTCCTAGCTATTTTGACATTGACTATATTAAAGTTTGGCAACGCCAATAA
- a CDS encoding GAF domain-containing sensor histidine kinase, protein MVEPENKLVCRGDAGVDPMIDRRMKALSELGLLEAQTTPVFEEATQTAAHLLEVPICILGFLDRNRHVFKSAVGLSRLGLMNPLAQERQLPIHESFCTQVVETSQIVNVGNTRAHPAFANSVLVQRYGVLAYLGVPLIDSSGLCLGAIAVMDLEPRNFSIQQMKFLELMARWSMSEFERNRLLKMQQLEPLEQRAIEIAPQILNPVPAISFSPPTALPEALSIVQVKLKLLEQLTQELRTPLTSILGMANVVGREIYGPLTTKQKEYLEIIQNSGRYLLSLVNEVSQLGVVEEYSLSLNLTTVDIEMLCQQVLNTLDEVAKRKEQKLRLSLEPAKTRMWVLDKDKVRQLIYHLISSMIQAATSGSAIRIHISYKGNSTADRVGQSNLLNLAISVSHPWLGEGLTPVDPYLGQVSAFHAARSGDERQESKSKRSMHEHDDRGEDKTELVNVNSFNRSCESLRLLLSRALAELHGGQIDILGTPESGYRYVVSLPELTLAQANTEI, encoded by the coding sequence ATGGTGGAGCCAGAAAACAAATTAGTGTGTCGAGGGGATGCTGGCGTAGATCCAATGATAGATCGGCGCATGAAAGCGTTGTCAGAACTGGGTTTGTTGGAAGCTCAAACTACGCCAGTTTTTGAGGAAGCAACTCAAACTGCTGCCCACCTGCTAGAAGTACCGATCTGCATTTTGGGGTTTTTAGACCGCAATCGCCACGTATTTAAATCAGCAGTGGGTTTGTCGCGTTTGGGGTTGATGAATCCGCTAGCGCAGGAAAGACAGTTACCAATCCACGAATCGTTTTGCACTCAAGTGGTCGAAACGAGCCAAATCGTTAACGTTGGCAATACCCGCGCTCATCCTGCCTTTGCCAACAGCGTCTTAGTCCAGCGTTACGGTGTTCTGGCTTACCTGGGAGTTCCATTGATTGACTCCTCCGGTTTATGCTTGGGTGCGATCGCGGTGATGGATTTAGAACCTCGCAATTTCAGCATCCAACAGATGAAATTTCTCGAACTCATGGCTCGTTGGAGCATGAGTGAATTCGAGCGCAATCGACTACTCAAAATGCAGCAGTTGGAGCCACTAGAACAGCGGGCGATCGAGATTGCACCGCAAATTCTCAACCCTGTACCAGCAATTTCTTTCTCTCCCCCTACTGCCTTACCAGAAGCCCTTTCCATTGTCCAAGTCAAACTCAAGTTGCTAGAGCAACTCACCCAAGAACTCAGAACTCCTTTAACATCAATTTTAGGAATGGCAAATGTCGTAGGACGAGAAATTTACGGTCCTCTGACGACGAAACAGAAAGAATATCTCGAAATTATTCAAAATAGCGGTCGCTATCTCCTCTCCCTGGTTAATGAAGTGTCTCAGTTGGGAGTCGTAGAAGAATATTCCCTAAGTCTCAATTTAACTACTGTCGATATCGAAATGCTCTGCCAGCAGGTACTCAATACCTTAGATGAGGTCGCCAAACGCAAAGAACAAAAATTACGACTATCGCTAGAACCTGCTAAAACTCGAATGTGGGTGCTGGATAAAGACAAGGTAAGACAACTGATATACCACCTGATATCAAGTATGATTCAAGCTGCTACAAGTGGGAGTGCGATCCGCATTCACATTTCCTATAAAGGCAACTCTACAGCCGATCGCGTGGGTCAAAGCAATCTTTTGAATCTAGCAATTTCAGTTTCTCATCCTTGGTTAGGAGAAGGATTAACCCCCGTCGATCCCTACTTAGGACAAGTTTCTGCTTTTCATGCTGCTCGTAGTGGTGATGAAAGGCAGGAGTCAAAAAGCAAAAGGTCGATGCACGAGCATGACGATCGTGGGGAAGACAAGACAGAATTAGTTAATGTCAATAGCTTCAATCGTTCTTGTGAAAGCCTACGTTTGTTGCTCAGCCGTGCTTTAGCAGAACTACACGGTGGTCAAATTGATATTTTAGGGACTCCAGAATCCGGCTATCGTTATGTCGTTAGTCTTCCTGAGCTAACATTGGCGCAAGCTAATACCGAAATTTAA
- a CDS encoding GUN4 domain-containing protein translates to MTNPTTTSDTPIDFSALRLQLSSGSEKVQQQLIQQLATLGEPGLEVLMDFLLQRRDRLPTWIDGKIYQILHRSEFSPAREFLQTHFPAGIVTLRSQSNIDYRTLQQLLIEGDFQAADRVTLQKLCELAGSTAVQRKWLYFTEVERFPILDLQTVDTLWSVYSEGKFSFSVQRGLWLALGKNWEKLWAKIGWKNGNTWTRYPDGFTWNLDAPVGHLPLSNQLRGNRAIAALFSHPAWEKREQGAGSRE, encoded by the coding sequence ATGACTAACCCAACTACGACATCAGATACTCCCATTGACTTTTCAGCTCTCCGCTTGCAGCTTTCGTCTGGGTCGGAAAAAGTTCAACAGCAACTCATTCAACAGCTAGCAACACTGGGCGAGCCAGGTTTAGAAGTGTTGATGGACTTTTTGCTACAACGCCGCGATCGCCTACCGACTTGGATTGATGGCAAAATCTACCAAATCCTCCATCGTTCCGAGTTTTCTCCGGCACGGGAATTTTTGCAAACTCACTTTCCCGCCGGAATTGTGACGCTGCGATCGCAATCTAATATCGATTACAGGACCCTACAACAATTGTTGATTGAGGGAGACTTCCAAGCAGCAGACCGCGTGACGCTACAAAAACTTTGCGAACTAGCTGGCTCAACTGCCGTACAGCGCAAGTGGCTATATTTCACAGAAGTCGAAAGATTTCCCATTCTCGATCTGCAAACCGTCGATACCCTTTGGTCGGTTTACTCCGAAGGAAAGTTTAGCTTTTCCGTGCAGCGAGGACTCTGGTTAGCTCTAGGCAAAAACTGGGAAAAACTATGGGCAAAAATTGGCTGGAAAAACGGTAACACCTGGACGCGCTACCCTGATGGATTTACCTGGAACCTTGATGCTCCCGTAGGACACCTACCCTTGTCAAATCAGCTACGCGGCAACCGGGCGATCGCCGCACTATTTTCCCATCCAGCCTGGGAGAAGAGGGAGCAGGGAGCAGGGAGCAGGGAGTAG
- a CDS encoding NADP-dependent isocitrate dehydrogenase — MYEKITPPTTGSRITFSNGEPIVPDNPIIPFIRGDGTGVDIWPAAQRVMDAAVQTAYQGKRQIDWFKVYAGDEACEVYGTYQYLPEDTLQAIKEFGVAIKGPLTTPIGGGIRSLNVALRQINDLYACVRPCRYYPGTPSPHKNPEKLDVIIYRENTEDIYLGIEWRQGSEIGDRLIKILNEDLIPATPEHGKKQIPLDAGIGIKPISKTGSQRLVRRAIKHALRLPPNKQMVTLVHKGNIMKYTEGAFRDWGYELATSEFRNECITERESWILGNKEHNPDLSTEDNARQLEPGYNALTADKKAQICQEVEAVLSQIWETHGNGQWKHKIMVNDRIADSIFQQIQTRPDEYSILATMNLNGDYLSDAAAAVVGGLGMGPGANIGDECAIFEATHGTAPKHAGLDRINPGSVILSGVMMLEYMGWQEAAELIKKGIGDAIANREVTYDLARLMEPPAQPLKCSEFADAIIKHFSD; from the coding sequence ATGTACGAGAAGATTACTCCTCCTACTACTGGTTCTCGAATTACCTTCAGTAATGGCGAACCAATCGTTCCCGACAACCCAATTATCCCCTTTATTCGCGGAGATGGTACGGGGGTAGATATTTGGCCCGCCGCCCAAAGGGTGATGGATGCTGCCGTACAAACTGCCTATCAGGGCAAACGGCAAATCGACTGGTTTAAAGTCTACGCTGGAGATGAAGCTTGCGAAGTCTACGGCACATACCAATATTTGCCTGAAGATACACTCCAGGCAATCAAAGAATTTGGCGTGGCAATTAAGGGTCCGCTCACAACACCGATTGGTGGTGGTATTCGATCGCTCAACGTCGCACTACGCCAAATCAACGATTTGTATGCCTGCGTTCGTCCCTGTCGTTACTATCCTGGAACGCCTTCACCGCACAAAAACCCAGAAAAGCTAGATGTCATCATTTATCGCGAAAATACGGAAGATATTTATCTGGGCATTGAGTGGAGACAGGGAAGCGAAATTGGCGATCGCCTGATTAAAATTTTGAATGAAGATCTTATCCCTGCTACCCCCGAACACGGTAAAAAGCAAATTCCCCTCGATGCAGGAATCGGCATCAAGCCCATCAGCAAGACTGGTTCTCAACGCTTAGTCAGACGTGCGATTAAACACGCCCTACGGTTGCCTCCAAATAAACAAATGGTGACTTTGGTACATAAAGGCAACATCATGAAATACACCGAAGGCGCTTTTCGCGATTGGGGTTACGAATTAGCAACATCTGAGTTTCGCAACGAGTGCATCACCGAACGCGAATCTTGGATTCTTGGCAACAAAGAACACAACCCAGACCTCAGTACAGAAGACAACGCCCGACAGCTCGAACCTGGCTACAATGCTTTGACTGCCGATAAAAAAGCTCAAATTTGTCAGGAAGTCGAAGCGGTGTTGAGCCAAATTTGGGAAACGCACGGCAACGGTCAATGGAAACATAAAATTATGGTCAACGATCGCATTGCCGATAGTATTTTCCAACAAATCCAAACCCGACCCGATGAATACTCCATTCTGGCTACGATGAACTTGAATGGAGATTATCTATCCGATGCAGCAGCGGCGGTTGTCGGCGGCTTAGGCATGGGTCCAGGGGCAAATATTGGCGACGAGTGCGCTATTTTTGAAGCGACTCACGGTACTGCACCAAAACACGCCGGACTCGACCGAATCAACCCTGGTTCGGTCATTCTTTCCGGCGTAATGATGTTGGAATATATGGGTTGGCAGGAAGCGGCAGAATTAATTAAAAAAGGAATCGGCGATGCGATCGCCAATCGTGAAGTGACTTACGATTTAGCACGATTGATGGAACCTCCAGCTCAACCGCTCAAATGTTCTGAATTTGCCGACGCGATTATTAAACATTTTAGTGACTAG
- a CDS encoding pentapeptide repeat-containing protein: MVTRSRSSLDLDDFQDNDISNENLATQQALAAIAAIHAQQQSTSASNLIVKRTSWRTAHPRASLLTLVAIALVWIGLSFNNFLWIGWVGTLLALLLSLGVLLPWTIKAVSDIFSPLERSLFVAGTGLAIALIGLFRFGNIGRAIIDWATKLNWDAIGALGEVFGALGQILIAIIAVYVAWRQYVISKDLTIQQNLLTVQQNLITQQQTIDSYFQGISDLVLDEEGMLEDWPQERAIAEGRTAAIFSSVDASGKAKIIRFLSQSKLLTPLQRDFRLGRAILNGEGGYSEDRNYGIRVIDLGVMLARADLSNTDLRWTDLSEANLIAVNLNNCDLVKANLSRTILYEAQLVGADLKSTRLFYGDAQTTTPRSRNIAPNYNTGEQTGAVIENADFTDAQRMSESLRYYCCAWGGEKTRATIPGGCEGIPNKLGR; this comes from the coding sequence ATGGTGACTCGATCTCGATCGTCTTTGGATCTAGATGATTTCCAAGACAACGATATATCGAATGAGAACTTGGCAACTCAGCAAGCACTCGCAGCGATTGCCGCAATTCATGCCCAACAACAATCGACTTCTGCATCAAATCTAATCGTCAAACGTACCAGTTGGCGCACGGCACATCCCAGGGCTTCTTTACTTACCTTAGTCGCGATCGCGCTCGTTTGGATTGGACTATCCTTTAATAACTTTTTGTGGATTGGCTGGGTAGGCACGCTGCTAGCGTTGTTACTTTCGCTGGGGGTACTTTTACCTTGGACGATAAAAGCAGTCTCAGACATATTTTCTCCCCTAGAGCGATCGCTATTTGTGGCGGGGACAGGTTTAGCTATTGCCTTAATCGGCTTATTCCGATTTGGAAATATCGGTCGTGCCATTATCGATTGGGCGACCAAATTAAACTGGGATGCGATCGGCGCATTAGGTGAAGTTTTTGGCGCGTTAGGACAAATTTTAATCGCAATTATTGCCGTTTATGTAGCTTGGCGACAATATGTAATTTCCAAAGACTTGACAATTCAACAAAACCTGTTGACAGTACAACAAAACTTAATTACCCAGCAGCAAACCATCGATTCTTACTTTCAGGGAATTTCCGATTTGGTATTAGATGAAGAGGGAATGTTAGAAGATTGGCCTCAAGAAAGAGCGATCGCTGAAGGGCGTACGGCTGCTATTTTTAGTAGCGTCGATGCTAGCGGTAAAGCCAAAATCATTCGCTTCTTATCTCAATCGAAGTTACTGACTCCCTTACAGCGAGATTTTCGTTTGGGTAGAGCCATTCTCAACGGTGAAGGCGGTTACTCCGAAGACCGTAACTATGGTATTCGAGTTATAGACTTAGGCGTAATGTTAGCTAGAGCAGATCTTTCTAATACCGATTTGCGTTGGACGGATCTCTCAGAAGCAAATTTGATTGCGGTAAATCTGAACAATTGCGACTTAGTAAAAGCAAATCTTTCCCGTACCATTTTGTATGAAGCACAGCTAGTTGGCGCTGACCTCAAAAGTACTCGTTTATTTTACGGTGATGCCCAAACAACTACCCCCCGCAGTCGCAATATTGCTCCCAACTACAATACAGGAGAACAGACGGGGGCAGTCATTGAAAATGCCGATTTTACTGATGCCCAGCGCATGTCTGAATCCTTACGTTATTACTGCTGCGCTTGGGGAGGCGAAAAAACCAGAGCCACTATTCCTGGTGGCTGTGAAGGGATTCCAAATAAATTGGGACGATGA
- the crtD gene encoding C-3',4' desaturase CrtD, giving the protein MLSRLASDRKSRVVVIGAGIGGLTAAALLTRRGYQVLVLDQAIVPGGCASTFKRKGFTFDVGATQVAGLEPGGIHHRIFTELEIDLPEATPCDPACAVYLPGETQPINVWRDRRKWKAEREKQFPGSDRFWQLIDNLFQASWAFQARDPVLPPRNIWDLWQLTQAVRPGTLTTLPYTFLTVGDALRGHGLEDDWRLRTFLDLQLKLYSQVDAEETALLYAATALSVSQSPQGLSHLHGSMQVLSDRLVEALEKYGGKLLMRHSVEKILVENGKVKGVLVRNQKNQEVGTEPADEIVANVTVQNLVQLLGRNAPQGYKQRVDKLPEASGAFVVYLGLDETAIPPGCPPHLQFMYDRNGAIGENNSLFVSVSRAGDGRAPEGKGTIIASSFVDPKPWWRSEDYEAMKEKYTQEAIARLGQFFHLTPETILHQETATPRTFARYTARDRGIVGGIGQRVPTFGPFGFANRTPVKNLWLVGDSTHPGEGTAGVSYSALTVVRQIEAMQ; this is encoded by the coding sequence ATGCTAAGTAGGTTAGCGAGCGATCGCAAATCGCGTGTTGTCGTCATCGGTGCTGGAATTGGTGGTTTGACAGCGGCGGCGCTGCTTACCCGTCGCGGCTACCAGGTTTTAGTCTTAGACCAGGCAATCGTCCCTGGAGGGTGTGCCTCAACCTTTAAACGCAAAGGATTTACCTTCGATGTCGGCGCGACTCAGGTAGCTGGTTTAGAACCAGGTGGAATTCACCATCGCATCTTTACCGAACTAGAAATCGATCTACCAGAAGCAACGCCTTGCGATCCTGCCTGTGCGGTATATTTACCAGGAGAGACTCAACCAATTAACGTTTGGCGCGATCGCCGCAAATGGAAAGCCGAAAGAGAAAAACAGTTTCCAGGTAGCGATCGCTTTTGGCAATTAATAGACAATCTATTTCAAGCGAGTTGGGCATTTCAAGCCCGCGATCCGGTTTTACCACCCCGCAACATCTGGGATTTGTGGCAACTGACGCAAGCTGTTCGTCCAGGGACTTTAACTACCTTACCCTATACCTTTTTGACCGTGGGCGATGCTTTACGGGGACACGGTTTGGAAGACGATTGGCGATTGCGGACATTTTTAGATTTGCAATTAAAACTTTACTCCCAGGTAGATGCAGAAGAAACAGCTTTACTTTATGCAGCTACAGCATTAAGCGTTTCCCAATCACCGCAAGGATTGTCTCACCTCCACGGTAGTATGCAGGTATTAAGCGATCGCTTGGTAGAAGCCTTAGAAAAATATGGTGGCAAGCTGCTGATGCGCCATAGTGTAGAGAAAATTTTAGTTGAAAACGGCAAAGTCAAAGGTGTTTTGGTGCGCAACCAAAAAAATCAAGAAGTAGGGACAGAACCCGCTGACGAGATCGTGGCTAACGTTACGGTACAAAACTTAGTTCAGTTGTTGGGTAGAAATGCCCCCCAAGGTTACAAGCAACGTGTCGATAAATTACCCGAAGCATCAGGGGCTTTTGTCGTGTATCTAGGTCTAGATGAAACAGCGATTCCGCCAGGATGTCCGCCACACTTGCAATTCATGTACGATCGCAATGGAGCAATCGGGGAAAATAATTCTTTATTTGTCTCCGTCAGTCGAGCGGGAGACGGACGCGCCCCAGAGGGAAAAGGTACAATTATTGCTTCATCCTTTGTCGATCCGAAACCTTGGTGGCGCAGTGAAGACTATGAGGCGATGAAGGAAAAATATACTCAGGAAGCGATCGCCCGTTTGGGACAATTCTTTCACCTCACACCAGAAACGATATTACACCAGGAAACAGCGACACCGCGCACGTTTGCCCGTTATACAGCACGCGATCGCGGTATAGTAGGCGGAATCGGTCAAAGAGTCCCAACATTTGGACCCTTTGGTTTTGCCAACCGCACGCCTGTCAAAAATTTGTGGTTAGTCGGCGACTCTACGCATCCAGGAGAAGGAACGGCTGGCGTGAGTTATTCTGCATTAACTGTAGTCCGGCAAATTGAGGCAATGCAATAG
- a CDS encoding serine/threonine protein kinase: MSERNWETPLTSNTLEQRYEIIQQLAKKAGRRTLLARDRKTEELVVVKLLCFASDFEWDALKLFEREAKILQAISHPTIPRYLDYYELDFNNGNKGFALVQTYISGKSLENYLKSGRSFDEVEIKQLATAVLEILTYLHGRQPPVIHRDIKPSNILLGDRSGNSIGQVYLVDFGSVQTLAAKEGGTMTIVGTYGYMPPEQFGDRTVPASDLYSLGTTLVYLVTGTHPADLPQKDGRIQFELLTNLSSEFTRWLQRMIEPSLERRFTSAEHALQELIQPRIVRPLPSTYKQLCETRVTLNREIDGLDIILSEKGWDFGVGFTTAFASLYNSILIPTTGIAFDTFSRHPSLLLIIGGLWYGNYILVSGVIKYLFKRTRLKISDRKITFTHEILGWKYRQVFKTDTQYVTALKLIYGYRGNRRSMHIWIGRDKYELWRDSMLSEPEMEWLAQELSACLGIEISREPNFYIPKAER; the protein is encoded by the coding sequence ATGTCCGAGCGCAATTGGGAGACACCACTGACTAGCAATACTCTAGAACAGCGGTATGAGATTATACAACAATTAGCAAAAAAAGCAGGCAGACGCACGTTATTGGCGCGTGACAGAAAAACTGAGGAGTTAGTTGTAGTCAAACTCCTGTGCTTCGCCAGCGATTTTGAGTGGGATGCACTGAAATTATTTGAACGGGAAGCTAAAATATTACAAGCAATTTCTCATCCTACAATTCCTCGTTATTTAGATTATTACGAACTCGATTTCAATAACGGTAACAAGGGTTTTGCTTTAGTACAAACTTATATTTCTGGAAAATCTTTAGAAAACTATCTTAAATCTGGACGTAGCTTTGATGAAGTAGAGATTAAACAGCTAGCGACAGCAGTACTAGAAATTTTGACTTATTTGCATGGCAGGCAGCCGCCAGTCATTCACCGCGATATTAAACCGAGTAATATTTTACTGGGCGATCGCTCTGGTAACAGTATCGGACAAGTCTATTTAGTTGATTTCGGTTCCGTGCAAACTTTAGCAGCAAAAGAAGGCGGAACAATGACAATAGTAGGAACTTATGGTTATATGCCACCCGAACAATTTGGCGATCGCACCGTTCCTGCTTCCGATCTTTACAGTTTGGGTACAACTTTAGTTTATCTAGTAACGGGGACGCATCCGGCAGATTTACCGCAAAAAGATGGACGAATACAATTCGAGCTATTAACAAATCTCAGTTCTGAATTCACTCGGTGGTTGCAGCGGATGATAGAGCCAAGTTTAGAACGTCGCTTTACTTCTGCCGAACATGCATTACAAGAACTGATTCAGCCTCGGATTGTTCGTCCCCTTCCTTCAACATATAAACAACTATGTGAGACTAGAGTTACACTAAATAGAGAAATAGATGGTTTAGACATTATCCTTTCGGAAAAAGGCTGGGATTTTGGTGTAGGATTTACTACGGCTTTTGCAAGTCTCTATAATTCAATTCTCATTCCTACAACAGGTATAGCTTTTGATACTTTTAGTAGACATCCGTCATTATTACTGATTATTGGCGGTTTGTGGTACGGTAACTATATTCTGGTATCGGGAGTTATTAAGTATTTATTCAAGCGCACCAGGCTCAAGATTAGCGATAGAAAAATTACTTTTACCCATGAAATATTAGGTTGGAAGTATAGACAAGTTTTCAAGACTGACACACAATATGTAACGGCATTAAAATTAATTTACGGGTATCGCGGCAACCGTCGTTCTATGCATATTTGGATTGGTAGAGATAAGTATGAGTTATGGAGAGACTCAATGCTCAGCGAACCGGAAATGGAATGGTTAGCGCAAGAACTGAGTGCTTGTTTAGGAATAGAGATTTCTAGAGAACCTAATTTTTATATTCCTAAAGCTGAGCGATAG